The Methanomicrobiales archaeon genome contains the following window.
TTTGTATAGTATCTCACCCGAGGAATTAAAAGGTATTATCGATCCGTTTCATGGTTAATAATGACCTGGAATCCCGTTCAGGGAACCGCTGCGGGAGAATCCGTATATCCAGGCACGGATTCAGGCGCTTCCCTTTGCAGTCAATCTCCGGTCCGCCGGGATCGCCGCTTCACCCGGGTCTCCTGCAATCCAGCCTTTTTTCCAGAAGCAGCCCTCGATGGATCTGCTGTTCCGGGATGCGAACGCGCCCACATCGGAGGTGACAGTGACCATCGCACCAATCGTTGCAGATGCGGGTGCCGATCCGTGGATGGCGGCGATGGCAATGGCGAACTCACCGCGTGCCAGGATGTTCAGCCCGATCTCCCTGCCTGCAAAGGGGGTATGGTGACGTCGAAATTCTCATCAAGAGCCCGTGCAGGGCTCCCGGGTGTTTCTCCGGGGAAGGGCCTCTCTCCTCCGGCCCCTTCGTGCGACAGAGAGCATCCTGCCCGGCATTCCCGCTCCGATGCGGGCCTGTCGCACGATTCCCCTCACCGAGGGGAGGGGTGAATGCGGATCATCGATGGATCATCCGCGGGATAGATGGAAAATCCGCCGGGGAGCTTTGCTGCAGAGCCCGGAGATGTGTCCTGCCAGGGGCAATTGCCCTCTGCGGGATCCCGGGGTTCGCCGTCGAGAGGGCGGATCCGGGGATCAGGACAAGAGCCGCCTCCGGAATGCCAGGACAGGCCGAGACGGCGATCGCTCCCAGCACCGGGCCGAATGCCCGGAGAACGGGCACCTCAACGAACCTCTGCAGAGCGGCGATCATGCGGACCCGGACGACGCTGAGGAGGGCCAGCAGGGCGCCCATTTTGAGGAGGATGAAGAGAGGGGCCTGCAGCCCGGAAGAGACGACTCAGATCCTCGAAGATCAGCAGCCGGATCATCGTCTCGGACTCCGGGGAGGTCAGCCTGCAGTACTCGGTGAGCCCGGCGGCTGCCGGGGCAGGGCTGGTATCGAAGAACGCAGAACCGACGACGAACGCCTCGACAGGGTTGAAGCCCGGCGCCAGCGCTCCAGAGAATCCGACGGCCATGTTGACGTCGAGGTCGAGGAGTCCGCTGACAGGGAAGCCGGATCCCCGGGAGAGGAACCGCGGCAGCCTGAACTCCGGTCCGGAGCAGAGCAGCAGGAAGATCAGGCCCGGGTACGGGGGGAGGAGGCTCTCCTGGGAACAGGGAATGCCGGAGTTCCCGATATATGCCCCGGCCAGGATGGAGCGCGGCACGGGGGGACCGGCAGATGCTTCGAGAGGATCGCAAGAGCGACGCTCTCCATCCAGGTCCCGAGTAGCTGGCTCTCAAAGTTCTTCAGCTGTTCGGGCTCCCCGATGGCCGCGACGACCTCCCCTTCTGCAAAGGCGAACGACGCCGAGGGACCGATGACATTCTCGTTCTTGCGGGGGACCGCAACGATGGTGGCGCCCGTCTGTGTGCGGATCGGAGTTCTGCGATGGATGTTGCGGCGCGTTTGCGGGGGTGAGGCAGGTCCGGAGATCGGCAAGAGCAGAGAAGGCGATCCCGGCTGCTTCTTTTTCAGCCTCGATGATGGCGCCGGTGAGGATGCTGCCCTGCCGCCGCGGGAGAGGAGCGCCCTTTCTCGATGAGGCGGATCTGGTTGCGCCCCGACTTTCAGAAAGACGATCGAACGCCATCGCCCGCTCCGTATCGGACTTCGTCCCGATGCCCGGAAGATCCACCGATCGGGCATCCATGCCAGAAGCGGATCCAGAAATGCTGTTCGAGCGTATTCGCGCTCCTTCTGGAACCGGACGCACCGGTGGGCCGGCGGGGCGTACGCCGCCAGCGCGCCTGCGTGCCCTGCCGCTGCAGCAGAGCAGGATGCCGGAAAGACCCACATCCGGCAGGGAATCTATCGTCAGCTATTAAATCAGAGGGAGATGACAGTACTCTTAAGAATGGACTGGATCGCCGCCATCCTGATCGTCGCGGGACTGGTGCTGTTCGAGACGATCAGCAGCATCGATAACGCCATCATCAACGCCGAGGTGCTCTCCACCATGCAGGAGCGCTACCGCAGGTGGTTCCTCATCTGGGGGATGCTCTTTGCCGTCTTCGTCGTCCGGGGCGTCCTCCCCTGGCTGATCGTCTGGATATCCACCCCCGGTCTGGGGCCGACGGGAGCGCTCCTGGCAACGTTCAGCAGCGACCCGGCGGTGATCGAGGCGATCGAGGAGTCCTCGCCCATGCTCCTCATGGGCGGCGGCACGTTCCTGATCTTCCTCTTCTTCCACTGGCTCTTCCAGGAGCCGAAGCACTACGGGCTGCGGGGGGAGAGGTACATCCACTCCAAGGGAGTCTGGTTCTACGCCATCGTCTCCATTCTCCTCGCCACACTGGTGTGGTTCTCCCTTCAGGAGAACGCGATGATGGCGTTCGGGGCCGTCGTCGGTTCTTCGGCCTTCTTCATCGTGCACGGGTTCCGCCAGAACGCCGAGCAGCAGGAGGCGAAGCTCTTCGACAGGAACCTCTCGGACGTGAGCAAGATCTTCTACCTGGAGGTGATCGACGCCACCTTCAGCATCGACGGCGTGCTGGGAGCCTTTGCCTTCACCCTCGCGGTGCCGCTGATCCTGCTCGGGAACGGGATCGGCGCCCTGGTGGTGCGCCAGGTGACGGTGAGCAACATCCAGCGGATCAAGCGGTACGTCTACCTGAAGAACGGCGCGATGTACTCCATCCTCTTCCTGGGATGCATCATGGTGATCGACAGCTTCGGGTTCCACATCCCTCCCTGGGTCTCGCCTGTCGTCACCTTCGGCGTGGTCGGCTACTTCCTCTTCAAGTCCCTCCAGTT
Protein-coding sequences here:
- a CDS encoding DUF475 domain-containing protein → MDWIAAILIVAGLVLFETISSIDNAIINAEVLSTMQERYRRWFLIWGMLFAVFVVRGVLPWLIVWISTPGLGPTGALLATFSSDPAVIEAIEESSPMLLMGGGTFLIFLFFHWLFQEPKHYGLRGERYIHSKGVWFYAIVSILLATLVWFSLQENAMMAFGAVVGSSAFFIVHGFRQNAEQQEAKLFDRNLSDVSKIFYLEVIDATFSIDGVLGAFAFTLAVPLILLGNGIGALVVRQVTVSNIQRIKRYVYLKNGAMYSILFLGCIMVIDSFGFHIPPWVSPVVTFGVVGYFLFKSLQFARVQQYKEQNGGV